In Haematobia irritans isolate KBUSLIRL chromosome 1, ASM5000362v1, whole genome shotgun sequence, a genomic segment contains:
- the LOC142220213 gene encoding uncharacterized protein LOC142220213 isoform X3: MHLEEVVTHLQQPIDPSSMFWHHILVLLISILLIIKFLAGYTTLAANTIAIFPILTEALPHLLIPPIIAQTLDHVLLNLIEILLGYFTLYYYAPTTNSKVSVLVIFLTCMTMKIVAAIATLNLYSDFYQQLKTPKYLLATDSEESLEQNDKFLNIQTFD; the protein is encoded by the exons ATGCATCTCGAAGAG GTTGTAACACATTTGCAACAGCCAATCGATCCCTCATCGATGTTTTGGCACCATATATTGGTATTGTTAATATCTATATTactaattataaaatttcttgCTGGATATACAACATTAGCTGCAAATACAATTGCCAT ATTTCCTATACTTACAGAGGCTTTACCCCATCTCTTAATACCTCCAATAATAGCTCAAACCCTAGATCATGTTCTATTAAATTTGATTGAGATACTATTAGGATATTTTACATTATACTATTATGCACCAACAACGAACAGTAAAGTTAGTGTATTAGTAATATTTCTAACGTGTATGACCATGAAAATTGTTGCAGCAATAGCCACATT aaatttataCTCtgatttttaccaacaattgaaAACGCCCAAGTATCTTTTAGCCACAGACTCTGAGGAATCTTTAGAACAAAATGATAAATTCCTAAATATACaaacatttgattga
- the LOC142220213 gene encoding uncharacterized protein LOC142220213 isoform X2, translating to MPISEYEFGKLQILTINIFIILLKASILNPYHLKMHLEEPIDPSSMFWHHILVLLISILLIIKFLAGYTTLAANTIAIFPILTEALPHLLIPPIIAQTLDHVLLNLIEILLGYFTLYYYAPTTNSKVSVLVIFLTCMTMKIVAAIATLNLYSDFYQQLKTPKYLLATDSEESLEQNDKFLNIQTFD from the exons atgcctATTTCGGaatatgaatttggaaaattacaaattttaactataaatattttcataattctttTGAAAGCATCCATTTTAAATCCATACCATTTGAAAATGCATCTCGAAGAG CCAATCGATCCCTCATCGATGTTTTGGCACCATATATTGGTATTGTTAATATCTATATTactaattataaaatttcttgCTGGATATACAACATTAGCTGCAAATACAATTGCCAT ATTTCCTATACTTACAGAGGCTTTACCCCATCTCTTAATACCTCCAATAATAGCTCAAACCCTAGATCATGTTCTATTAAATTTGATTGAGATACTATTAGGATATTTTACATTATACTATTATGCACCAACAACGAACAGTAAAGTTAGTGTATTAGTAATATTTCTAACGTGTATGACCATGAAAATTGTTGCAGCAATAGCCACATT aaatttataCTCtgatttttaccaacaattgaaAACGCCCAAGTATCTTTTAGCCACAGACTCTGAGGAATCTTTAGAACAAAATGATAAATTCCTAAATATACaaacatttgattga
- the LOC142220213 gene encoding uncharacterized protein LOC142220213 isoform X1 — MPISEYEFGKLQILTINIFIILLKASILNPYHLKMHLEEVVTHLQQPIDPSSMFWHHILVLLISILLIIKFLAGYTTLAANTIAIFPILTEALPHLLIPPIIAQTLDHVLLNLIEILLGYFTLYYYAPTTNSKVSVLVIFLTCMTMKIVAAIATLNLYSDFYQQLKTPKYLLATDSEESLEQNDKFLNIQTFD; from the exons atgcctATTTCGGaatatgaatttggaaaattacaaattttaactataaatattttcataattctttTGAAAGCATCCATTTTAAATCCATACCATTTGAAAATGCATCTCGAAGAG GTTGTAACACATTTGCAACAGCCAATCGATCCCTCATCGATGTTTTGGCACCATATATTGGTATTGTTAATATCTATATTactaattataaaatttcttgCTGGATATACAACATTAGCTGCAAATACAATTGCCAT ATTTCCTATACTTACAGAGGCTTTACCCCATCTCTTAATACCTCCAATAATAGCTCAAACCCTAGATCATGTTCTATTAAATTTGATTGAGATACTATTAGGATATTTTACATTATACTATTATGCACCAACAACGAACAGTAAAGTTAGTGTATTAGTAATATTTCTAACGTGTATGACCATGAAAATTGTTGCAGCAATAGCCACATT aaatttataCTCtgatttttaccaacaattgaaAACGCCCAAGTATCTTTTAGCCACAGACTCTGAGGAATCTTTAGAACAAAATGATAAATTCCTAAATATACaaacatttgattga